The DNA region CGCCTAGCGCTCTAAACGCAGCCAAATGTACTGGGTTTTCCATCGTTCTGATCTTCAGACCTTTTACATCGTCTGGAGTTTTAACTTCTTTTACGCTGTTGGTAAGCTGCCGGTATCCGTTTTCCCAAAAGGCAATACCTTTAATTCCATTCTGCGAAAGTGAATCCAGAAACTTTTGACCAATAGGCCCATCAAGAACCTTATCGGCAATTTCTTCATTGGGGAACAGGAAGGGCAGGTCAAATACCATCCATTTCTTGTCGAGCCCAGAAATAGGAGCAGTAGAGGGACATGTCATTTCCAGCGTGCCTGCCCGCAGCGCCGTCATCATCTTAGTGTCATCACCCAACTGGCTGTTGGCAAAAAGTTGCACCTCAATCCGGCCCTTTGATTCGCGCTCAACGATTTCCTTAAATTTTTGCAACCCCTTATATTGCGGGCTCTGCTCGTTGAGACCGATTCCCACTTTGATAACCCGTTTTTCGGCCTTTTTTTCCGGCGTACTGGTGCTGCTGCTGCATCCTGTGAACAGAGCAACAGCGAGAGCGACAATAAGCAATACGCTGACCAACCTGAAAGCCTTTTTCATCGTCTCTCCTCCTAAATTAAAAATTTATACAAAATACCAGGTCGCGAAGACTTGCCTGGTATCTAGTAACTTGTCGCGACTCAACCCGAATTAAATGCAACGGCAAATGAAAAAAAATTCCTATTCCAGTATAGCATGTTCCATTTTATTTTCAATATAAATTTTATTTGCAATAAAATAAATAATACAAAAACAGCCTGTAATCCGGCATGCAGATGCCAGATATCGCTAATTCGCTGGCTCCCTTAAGTAGTACGCAGACCCTGGTACCACTTCGGAATAGTCATAATGGTTTCTGGGACATAAGTGATGAGAAACAGCACGGCGATGAGCACAAGCACCAGCGGCAATACCCTGCGGGACAGTTCGGTAATGGAATGACCGCTGAGGCCGCAGCCGACAAACAATACTGTACCGACCGGCGGAGTAAGAAGACCGATGCACAAGTTGAAGACCATGACCACCCCGAAATACAAGGGATCGATGCCCAGATTCTTGGTGAGCGAAATCAGAATAGGCGCCAAAATCAGCAGGGCCGGGGTCAGATCCATTACCGTACCTACAAGAAGAAGGAAAAAGTTGATAATCAGCATGACAATTGCCGGATCGCTGGAAATAGACAGAATAGTTTCCGCAATAGACTGCGGTATGCGGCCGACGGTAATCATAAAACCGGTAGAAGTAGCGGCGGCGGCGACAAACATAACAACCGCCGAGTTAATGGCCGCATCAAGCAATATTTTGGGCAGCTTACTCAATTCCAGCTCACGGTAAATAACAAACGACACGAAAAAAGCATAAAAAACAGCAATAACCGCCGCCTCGGTGGGTGTAAACACGCCGAAAACAATACCGCCGAGAATGATGAAGGGCAAAACCAGCGCCCAGGCGGCGTCTATGGTGCTCCTAAGCAGTGTAGCGAAAGACACGCGCGGCTTTATCGGGTAATTGGTCTTACGGGTGTGGAGATACCAGTAAATCATGAGAGCTATGCCCATAATCAGGCCGGGGACAATGCCGCCCAGAAACAGTCCGACGATGGAGACGCCGCCGATGACGCCATACAGTATCATTGGTACGCTTGGCGGAATAATCGGGCCGGTACAGCCAGCAGCACAGATAAGGGCGGCGCTGCGCTTAGAATCATAGCCTTCCCGCTTCATAACCGGATGGAGAATAGAACCTACGGCTGCAGTATCAGCCACGGCCGTGCCGGACACACCGGCAAAAATCATGCAGGCAATAACCGTAACATATCCCAAACCGCCCTTAACATGCCCAACCAGGTCGCTGGCAAATTTTATAATGCGGGTAGAAATGCCGCCGTGGTTCATAATTTCTCCGGCCAGCATGAAAAACGGTATTGCCATGAGCGTATAGTTTTCCGCGCCAGCCATCATATGTTGAACAACTATCTGCGTATCAAAGCTGTTATTAAAAACCATAAGCGCAATCGTGCTGAGAATCAGGGCAAATGCCACCGGAGCACCGAGCAGCAATGCGCCAAACAATGTAACCAGAAAAATCGTCAGCATTGCTTTTCCCCCTTAGGCTTATCATTCTCCCCGCGCAACAGGCTGATAATATCCTTAAGCAGCAGTAGCAGCATAAAAAACGCCGCGAAAGGAATTATGGCATTAATAACGCCATAGGGGATTTGCGTTGCCGGCGCCGGCCAAACGATTGTCTGAAAATAGTACTTGACCCCGCCGTCAATAAGCACCAGTAAAGCGCCGCCAACCAGAATGTTACCAAGCAAGGCAACAATTTTCCTTGGCAACGGCGGCAAGACATTAAGCAGCAAATCAACTCCTAAATGCCGATGCCGCTTAAAGGCCAGCAGCGCCCCGAGAAAGATAATCCAGGTAAACATGAATATGGCTATTTCTTCTGTCCAGGGAAATGCTTTAGCAAACAGGTAGCGCGCAATTACATTTATAAAGACAACTATTGCCATTAAGGCCAAGAGCAGTTCGACTACCCATTCTAAAGCGCGTTCGGCATATTCAAGCAACTTCATAGCAACCTCCATCATAGCAAGAGCTACCAGTAGCTAAAATTACGGGAAGAGAGCCGGCCAAAACCGGCTCTCTATCGCTATGCCACTAATCACGCCGGGATTGTTTCGCGTGTATGATGATCTCTACTTGGTTTCCTTAATTCTCGTCACAATATCTTTAAATTCAGGATACTGTTTATACCACTTTTCATAAACGGGTTGGACAGCTTTTTCCCATTCGGCACGGTCAGCTAATTCATCCACTTGGATGCCTTTTTGCTTCAGGGTAGCTACCGCCTCAGGCTCAAACTTTTTCATCAACTCAACTTCGTACTTAGCCGTTTCCACGGCCACTTCCTTGAAAATCTTCTGCTGCTCGGGCGTCAGGGTCTGCCAGAACTTTTCGCTGATCATGATAACGTTCGGGCCCATAATATGATTGGTCAACGTCAAATACTTCTGTACCTCATACCATCCGCTTGTCAGCAATGTGGCCGGCGGGTTTTCCTGGCCGTCGACGATTTTTTGCTGCAGGGCCGAGAAGAGTTCAGTCATCGGCATGGAAACAGTATTGAAGCCAAGCGCCTGCAAGCCGTCAATAAAGATGCTGTTGGTGGGGACGCGCAGTTTGATGTCGCGGGTGTCAGCAAGCGTCTTGATGGGGTGTTTCGAGTTGGAGACGGCGCGAAAACCGTTCACGTTCCAGGCCAGCGGACGAGTACCCTTTTCAATCATGCCTTTGGTGATCTCCTCACCGATCGGCCCATTCAGAACTTTCATCGCATGGTCATAATCCCGGAAGAGGTAAGGCATCTCTGGAATTTTGAGGCGGGGAAGCATTTCCGCCTGCAGCAGGCCGGCTACCGCCATCTCAATGGTACCCATGCTGACACCATTAATAAAGTCTTTTTCCGAACCCAGCTGGTTGTTGTCGTAAATTTCCACCTTGAAGGCGCCATTAGTACGCTGCTCAAGCAGAGGCTTGAACTTTTCCCGCAACGCCACGTTCTGCGGATGGGTAGGCGGGAAGTAGTTAGCTATTTTCACTATCCTTGGCTGAGCCGCCTGCCCGCCCTGTGTCGCCTGTTTGCCGCTGCCGCCGCAGCCGGCCAGACTGACGACCAGTGCCGCAGCCATCACTAAGGCTGAAACTTTTTTCCACATAACAAACCTCCTTGTCGTTTTTTGAATTTTGCGAAACAATCACGGCTGGTGCCCCTACGGGCAAATGGATTTTATTACATCTGTGTGAATTGGACGCCGCGGCAACAAAATCCTTTAAGTTCAAAAAATAATTTTCTCAGTTTCCATTCTATTGAAAATTTTCTTTATAACTAGACTAAAATTTCAACATCCGGCAGGATTCAAATTAATTTCGGACGAATGACTTTGAAAACTGAACGCTAATGTTAAGGAGTGATTTAGCCATGGCAAACCTGTTCGACATAACGGACAAAGTCATCGTCGCGGTAGGTGGCAGTGGCGGCCTGGGGACGGCTATTTGTCTGGGCTTGGCCGAAGCGGGCGCCCATGTCATTCCCGTAAGCCGCAATAAAGAGAAGAATGCGGCCCTTGTTGCAAAAATTGAGGCCTTGGGCCGCCGGTCAATGACAGTGTCCATTGACGCCACTAACCGGGCCGAAATGGAGCAGCTCAAAGACGAAATCGTAGCCAAGTTCGGCCGCGTGGATGTGCTCATCAACGCCGCCGGGGCGCTGGTAAAAAAGCCCTTCCTGGAAGTTGGCGAAGATGAGTGGGACCATGTTATCAATGTGAACTTAAAATCCATCTACACTGCCTGCCAAGTATTCGGCCCCATCATGCTAGAACAGGGCTACGGCAAAATCATCAATTTCTCATCCATGGGGGCTTTTTTGGGCATTACCCGTTCCAGCGCTTATTGCACCACTAAGGGCGGCGTAAACCAGCTCACCAAGGTACTGGCCTGCGAGTGGGGCCCCAAAGGCGTTAACGTCAACGCCATCGCTCCCGGCTTTTTCAAAACGCCGCTAAATGAGATGTTCCTTGGCCTGCCGGAAGTAGAAGCTAAGATCACCGGCGACACCCCCATGCGGCGGTACGGGAAGGCGCCTGATCTACTAGGTACTATTATTTTCCTGTCTTCCGCAGCCTCCGATTTTGTCACCGGTGCGGTTATCCCCGTTGACGGCGGCTACTTGGCATTAGCCTTATAAAGCAAAAAATCTGCAGCCCTGCGCTGCAGATTTTTTGCTTATACTACACCCGCCGAATGGCAATCGCCTTACGAATTTTTTCCATGTTTTCCACGATGCAATCCTGCCGGTCAAGCATAACTCCGACATAGAGGGCGTCAACAATGGCCAGGTGGACCAGTCTGGCGGCCATAGCCTCGGAACGGTATTCTGTCTCTTTCGCCGAACCGCACAAAGTAATATCGGCCAGCTTGCTTAACGGCGACTTCATGTAGCTGGTGATGGCAATCACCGTAGCGCCGTTCTGCTTAGCCATCGCGACAGAATCCAGGAGGTCGCGGTTAGCGCCAGTATGAGACACTGCAATGGCCAGGTCCCCTGGCTGCATCAGTGCAGCCGAGATAATCTGCATATGTGGATCGGCGTAGGCGCGCACGGGAATTCCAAACCGCATAAACCGGTATTCAATATCGGCGGCAATTACCGCTGACCCGGCGGAGCCATAGGCGTCGATGCGCCGCGCCTTGGTTATGGCGGCAACAGCTTTATCGAGAGCGGCTTCATCAATAATCTTGAGCGTATCCTGAAGCCCTTCGTTAATATCGTGAAACACTTTCCGCGCAATAACGCCCATGGAATCTCCGGCGTTAACATCCTTATACACCAGTTCGGCCGGCGTGTACAAATCGCCGGCTAACGCTATCTTGAAATGCTGATAGCCCCTATATCCCACTTTTTGGCAGAGACGGAAAATAGTAGCTTCGGCGCTGCCCGAAACCTCGGCCAGCTCAGTAATGGAAAGGTGGACCACCTTTGCGGCATTTTCCAGAATATAATCGGCCACCTTCTGTTCCGCCTTGGTTAGCGCCTTATAAATGCTGCGAATGCGCGGCAAACAGCCGCCAATATGGGTTTCTTGATTTTCCATCAGTAAACCTCCGGGTCTTTTCAACTAGAATTATTTATACGTATTGTATACTTATGGTGCTTCCGTTGCAACAAGCCTAATAAAAATAAAAACATCTTCGGCAAAGGGCAACCAATGTTCTTATTGCGGTAAAATTTAAACTGGAATATAATTATATTTGAAAAATTTTTTCAAAACAGTACCTACTATTTTCCACCGCAAGCACTGAATGTCAACACCAAAACCAAGTAGAGGTGACAACCATGACTAAAGTATTGGTAACTGCCCGCTCGTTCGCCAAATCGCCCGAAGCCAGAGCGGTACTCGAACAGGCGGGCTGCGAAGTGATCTTCAACCCATATGACCGGCCGCTGACAGAAGATGAGCTGGTCGAATTAATCAAAGGAATGGACGCTTTAGTAGCCGGTATGGATGCGGTAACAGCCAAGGTCATTGCTGCCGGGCTGCCCACATTAAAAATTATCGCCAAACACGGCGTCGGCTACAACACTATCGACGTTGCCGCGGCAGCCGCCTACGGTATTCCCGTCACCATCACGCCGGGCGCCAATAACATCTCCGTGGCGGAACTGGCCATCGGACTGATGCTGGCCGTTGCCCGGCATATCCCGCAGATGGACGGTATTGTCCGCCGCGGCGGCTGGAGCCGCATGACAGGAAGCGAACTGTACGGCAAAGTACTGGGCATTATCGGCATGGGCAGCATCGGCTGCGAGGTAGCCAAACGCGCCCACGCTTTCGGCATGAAAATTATTGCTTATGATATCCGTCCCCGCCAGGACATGATAGAAAACTACGGTGTAACATACCTCCCCATGGCGGATTGTTTGGCCCAGGCTGACTTCCTCTCCCTCCATGCTCCTGCCCTGCCCGAAACAATCGGCATGATTAACAAAGACACGCTGAAAACCATGAAGCGGACGGCTTTCCTTATCAATACCGCCCGGGGCGACCTCATTGTCGAGGAAGACCTGTATGACGCTCTCAAAAACGGCGTTATCGCCGGCGCGGGCCTCGACACCTTTGTCCATGAACCAATCAGGGATGCCCGCCTGTTCACACTTGACAATGTGGTGCTTACCCCTCACGCCGGCGCTACTACCCACGAGGCGGTAACCCGCATGGGCGTAATGGCCGCGGAAGAAGTGGTGCGGGTACTATCCGGCCAGCCGCCCCAAAACCCGGTAAAAATATAAGGGCATTAACGGTTGCCTGCAAAGACCTGGGGTCTTTCCGGCTTACATCGCCGCCAGGGGGCCGGAGTTTACCGCCATTATCGGTACCCTTTAGTCAAAGCGCAGAATAATTTTGCATACTTCTTCGGGGTTGTTTGCAAACAATTCCATAGCCTTTGCCGCATCAGTAAATGGCAGCACGTGCGTCACCAAGCCTGTCGGATCAACCTCCTTACCCGCTAGCCAGCGGATAACTTCCGGAAACTTTTTGTTGTTCAGCCGCGATCCTTTGATATCAAGTTCCCGCCGCATAATATCGGCTGGAACGATTTTGGCCGGCTCGACTGGAAAGCCCAGCACAATTACCTTACCTGCTTGGGAGACCAGCTTGGCCACGGCCAGCTCCAGCACGCCAATATTCCCGGTAGCCTCCATGACGATGTTGACGCCTTCCCCGCCGGCAAACTCCCGCACCGCTTCCAACAGATCAGTTTCCCTGGTGTTAATGGTCAGGTCGGCACCCATCGCCTTGGCCCGTTCAAGGCGAGAAGCAACAATATCCATGACAGCGACGCGTGCCCCCAGCCGTTTGGACGCTTGGAGAATAACAAGACCGATCGGTCCGGCACCGCACACCAAAACAGTGTCATCTTTTGTTACACCGGCACGGTCAACAGCCTCGGCGGCAATGCTGTAAGGCTCGACGGTAGCCGCCATTTCCCAGGGCAGGTCGGCAGGCAGTTTGTAAAGTTTATCGGCAGTAATTTTGATATATTCCTGGAACACGCCATCAATATGAACACCCAACACCTTAACCTCCCGGCAGACGTTGTGCCGATTAGACCGACAGGCATAGCACCGGCCGCAGGAAAATACATTGTCAATCGCTACCCTGTCGCCCGGTTTTAAATCTTTCACTTCCGCCCCTGCCTGGTATACCTCGCCTACCGCTTCATGACCGAGAATGCGCGGATAAGTAGCAAACGGGTTTTGGCCATGGAAAATGTGGACATCCGATCCACAAATACCTGCAGCCTTGATCTTTACTACAACCTCACCGCCTACCGGCGCCGCCGGCATGGGGCGCTCACCAACCGTCAGCTGTCCCGGCTTTAGCACTTCGATTACTTTCATTAGCAACACCTCGCAAATTATTTAAAGTTTTTTAAAAAAACTAACAACTATTTGTTCGCACATTATCAACCGGAATCCTTTATCGGCCGGTCAATTCCAGTAAATTACAAATACCTATCAACCTCTGTGCGATGAAATCGCGCCTCCGTCTCCTCCGTAGTTAACCAGTAACCCTGTACACTGCGATTAAAAATTTATTCTTTCCGGTATACAAAAAAAATAGCCGGGTCAGGGCTCGTTGCCCCAACCCGGCTATTTCCACTTATTACTTTCCACTTATTACTTTCTAATATTATAAAACACGTCGCCACCTTTATACTGGGCCACGTCACCCAGCTCTTCCTCGATACGCAGCAACTGGTTGTACTTCGCCACCCGGTCGGTGCGGGCCGGGGCGCCGGTCTTGATCTGCCCGGCATTGACGGCCACGGCAATATCGGCAATGGTGGCATCTTCCGTTTCGCCCGAGCGGTGGGAAATAATGCAGGTGTACCCAGCCCGCTTGGCCATCTCGATCGCATCAAAGGTTTCGGTAAGGGTACCGATCTGGTTGACCTTAATGAGAATGGCATTGGCCACCTTCTCGCCGATACCGCGGCGGAGACGTTCGGTATTGGTAACAAACACGTCGTCGCCGACGAGCTGGATTTTGCCGCCCAGCCGCTCGGTCAAAAGCCGCCAGCCTTCCCAGTCGTCTTCCGCCATGCCGTCCTCGATCGACACGATGGGATATTTCGCCACCAAATCTTCATAGTAAGCTACCATTTCCGCCGCAGTGCGGACGACGCCCTCGCCGGCCAGGTGGTACTTGCCGTCTTTATACAGTTCGGTTGCAGCTACATCGAGGGCCAGGGCAATCTGGGTGCCCGGCTGGTAACCGGCGCGCTTGATGGCCTCCATAATAACGCTCAGCGCTTCCTCGTTGGACGCCAAATTTGGCGCAAACCCGCCTTCGTCGCCGATGGCCGTGCTCAGTCCCCGCTCCTGGAGGACTTTTTTCAGGTTGTGATAAACCTCGGCGCACATACGTAGGGCATAGCTGAAGTTAACGGCCCCGACCGGCATAATCATGAATTCCTGAATATCCACATTGTTGTCGGCATGTTTGCCGCCGTTCAGGATATTCATCATCGGCACCGGCAGTTCTTTGGCATTAAACCCTCCCAAGTACTGGTACAGCGGCAGGCCAAGCGAAGCGGCGGCTGCTTTGGCCACGGCCATCGAAACGCCGAGAATGGCGTTGGCGCCCAGTTTGCCTTTGTTCAACGTACCGTCCAGGGCAATCAGCGCCTGGTCGATGGCTACCTGGTCGCAGGCATCCATCCCGACAATTTCCGGGCCGATGACCTCGTTGACATTGGCCACCGCCTGCCGCACCCCTTTGCCGAGGTAGCGGTCCTTTTCCCCATCCCGCAGTTCTACCGCCTCATACGCACCGGTCGAGGCGCCGGATGGCACGGCCGCCCGGCCAAGAGTGCCGTCTTCGAGCACCACATCCACTTCTACGGTGGGATTGCCGCGGGAATCTAAGATTTCCCGGGCCATTACATCGGTAATGATTGTTGTTGACATGCCAAAACCCTCCTATTTCTCCAGTAAGCTCCGGCCGGTCATTTCCGGCGGTATCGCAAGCCCGGCCAGTTCCAAAATGGTGGGAGCGATGTCAGCCAGGATGCCGCGCCGCAGCCTGCGCCCACGGTAGGCATCGGCGACAAGGATAAAGGGAACCTCATTGGTCGTGTGGGCGGTAAACGGTTCGCCCGTTTCATCCCGCATGCACTCGGCATTGCCGTGGTCGGCGGTTATGCAGACAATGCCGCCCCGTTCGCGCATGGTCGCTACCACCCGGCCCACACATTCATCCACCGTGGCCACCGCTTGGACGGCAGCTTCAAACTTGCCCGAGTGGCCTACCATGTCGCCGTTGGCGTAGTTGATGACAATAAAGTCATATTTGCCGGACCGGATTTCCGCCACCGCCCGATCAGTGACGGCCGGTGCGCTCATTTCCGGCTGAAGGTCGTAAGTTGCCACTTTCGGCGAGGGAATGAGCACCCGGTCTTCGTTGGCAAAGGGCCGTTCCTCGCCGCCGTTGAAAAAGTAGGTGACATGGGCGTATTTTTCCGTCTCGGCGATGCGCAGCTGGGTCAGCCCCGCTTTGCTGATCACCTCGCCCAGCGTGTTGGTCAAAAACTGCGGCGCGTAGGCGACCGGCACGGCCAGCGTTTCGTCATACTGGGTCATGGTCGCAAAGTGGAGCGGGAAATAGCCGTAGCGGCGGTCAAAGCCGCTGAACTGGCTGTCCACGAAAGCACGGGTAAGCTGACGGGCCCGGTCGGGACGGAAATTGAAGAAGATGACGCCGTCACCGGCTTTAACGGCGCAGTCGCCGCAGCCGTCCACCACCGTTGGCATCACAAACTCGTCGGTTTCGCCCCGCGCGTACGCCGCTTCTACCGCCGCCCGGGCACTGGGCGCATGCAGGCCGTCCCGGTACACCAGGGCGGCGTACGCCTTTTCCGTGCGCTCCCAGCGCTTATCGCGGTCCATCGCCCAATACCGGCCGGCAATGGTGGCAATGCGTCCGATGCCCAAGTCCGCCATTTTCGTTTCAAGAGCATCGACATATTCCAGCGCATTGGCCGGTGGTACGTCGCGTCCGTCGAGGAAGGCGTGGACGTAAACGCGCTCCAGCCCCTGCCGTTTTGCCAGTTCCAATAGGGCGTAAAGGTGGTCGATGTGGCTGTGGACGCCACCGTCAGACAAGAGGCCCATCAGATGGAGCGCTCCCCCGCCGGCTTTCGTGCGGGTAGCTACATCAACCAGCACGGGGTTGACAAAAAAGCCTCCCTCACGGATATCCTTGCTGATGCGGGTCAGCTCCTGGTAAACAATCCGTCCGGCGCCGATATTCAGGTGGCCTACTTCCGAATTGCCCATCTGTCCCGCCGGCAGGCCAACGGCCTCCCCGGAGCTTATCAAAGTCGTACTGGGATAAAGCTCGGCCAAGAGGGCAATATGCCGCGTCCCGGCCTGGGCGATGGCGTTGAATGGGTCTTCGGCCCGGCCGATGCCCCAGCCGTCCAGGATGATGAGGGCGATTGGTTGCTGCAGTTTAGTCACGCCATCCTCTCCTTCTAGGTGCGAAACTTGACAATGCCGCTAAAGCTCACGGCGTCCAAGCTGGCGCCGCCTACCAGGGCGCCGTCGATGTCGCTCTGGGCCATCAGCTCGGCAATATTTTCCGGTTTGACACTGCCGCCGTACTGAATGCGGACGCGGTCGGCCGCATCACCGAACATTTCCCGCACAATGGCCCGGATAAAAGCGCACACGGCGTTAGCATCCCGGGGTGAGGCCGTGCGGCCAGTACCGATGGCCCACACCGGCTCATAGGCAATAACCATGGCGGCTACCTGGTCGGCCGTCAGGCCGGCTAACCCTCCCCGGACCTGCTCGCCCACCACCGCTGCGGTGGCACCGGCTTCCCGCTCGGCCAGGGTCTCGCCTACGCACATAATGGGAATAAGATCATGGGCCAGGGCGGCTTTGACCTTTTTGTTAACCGTTTCATTGGTCTCTGCAAAATACTGGCGGCGCTCCGAATGGCCGATGATGCAATAATCGCAGCCCACATCGCGCAGCATGGCCGGCGATATTTCGCCCGTAAAGGCGCCCTGCTGCTCCCAGTGCACGTTCTGGGCGGCCAGCCGGACATGGGTGCCGCCCACGACGGTCCGCACCGAGTATAAAGCAGTAAAGGGCGGGCAGACAACAACCTCAACCTCGCCGGCATCGGCCGTAAGCCGGACAATGTCTTGCACCAGCGCCTGCGCTTCGGCAACCGTTTTATGCATTTTCCAGTTACCGGCAATAATGGGTTTACGCACTTTTCCCCCTCCTATTTGTCCGCCAGGGCGGCAATGCCCGGAAGCACCTTGCCTTCGAGAAATTCAAGCGACGCGCCGCCGCCAGTGGAAATATGGGTAATACGCGCGGCCAAGCCTACCTTTTCCAGGGCGGCAATGGAATCGCCGCCGCCGACAATGCTGGTGGCGCCGGAGCCGGCAACCGCTTTGGCCACCGCCTCGGTCCCTTTGGCAAAAGCGTCGAATTCGAAGACGCCCATGGGCCCGTTCCACACAACCGTTTTGGCTCCTTGCACCGCCTCGCCAAACGCCTTGGCCGTTTCCGGCCCGATGTCCAGCACCATCCACTCGGGGTCGATTTCGGCCACGCCGGCAACGCGCCAGGCGGCATCGGCGGCAAAGCGGTCAGCAATAACTACGTCGGTAGGCAGCAGCAATTTTAAGCCCTTGGCTTTGGCTTGGTCAATCAGCGTGGCGGCCAGTTCGACTTTATCCTCCTCCACCAGTGACTTGCCGGTGGCAAAGCCTTGGGCCCGCAGGAAAGTGTTGGCCATACCGCCGCCGATAATCAGGGTATCAACTTTGCCAAGTAGATTTTCAATAACACCGATTTTATCCGATACCTTCGCCCCACCGATTATGGCGACAAAGGGCCGGGTCGGATTGGTAACCGCCTGCCCGAGAAACGCGATTTCTTTTTCCATGAGAAAACCGGCTACCATCGGCACAAATTTAGTAATCCCTTCCACCGAGGCATGAGCGCGGTGCGACACCCCGAAGGCGTCGTTAACGGCCACGTCGGCCAGACGGGCCAGGCTTTGGGCAAAGCGCTCATCATTTTTTTCTTCTTCTTTATGAAAACGCAGGTTTTCGAGCAGCAGCACCTGGCCGGGCTTAAGCTGGGCGGCTTTGGCCTCGGCCTCGGCGCCCACGCAGTCGGCGGCAAACAACACTTCCTGACCAAGGAGCTCACTGAGCCGCTTAGCTACCGGCGCCAGCGAATACTCAGGCGCCGGCGCGCCTTTGGGCCGGCCCAGATGGCTGGCGAGAATGACCGCCGCCCCCTGGTCGAGCAGGTAGCGGATAGTGGGCAATGTGGCCCGGATGCGGGTGTCGTCGGTAATGTGGCCGCTTTTGTCCATCGGCACATTATAGTCTACCCGGACAAAGACTTTTTTGCCGGTTACGGCGATATCCTTTACCGTCTTTTTATTCATCTCCCATACCTCCAAAAAGGGGCACGCGCTGTGCCCCTTGGCATTACAGTCCTTTTTGGGCTATGTACCGGATCAGGTCGACGACGCGGTTGGAGTAGCCCCATTCGTTGTCGTACCAGGCAACCACTTTGGCCATCGTCCCGTCGACCACCATGGTGGACAGGCCGTCAACAATGGACGAATGCGGGTTGCCGTTATAGTCGCGGGAAACGAGCGGTTCTTCGGAGAAAGCCATGATGCCTTTAAGCTCGCCTTCGGCGGCCTTCAGGGCGGCGTTGATTTCTTCCGCCGTGGCTGGTTTCTCCAGTTCCACCACCAGGTCGGTAATCGAAACATTGGGCGTCGGCACCCGCATCGCAAAGCCGTTGAGCTTGCCTTTCAGCTCAGGAATAACCAGGCCGATGGCTTTGGCGGCGCCGGTAGTGGTCGGAATAATCGACATTGCGGCAGCGCGGGCCCGGCGCAAATCCTTATGGGGCAAGTCGAGAATCTGCTGGTCATTGGTATACGAGTGGACGGTGGTCATGAGTCCGTGTTTAATGCCGAACTTTTCGTGCACTACCTTGGTAAAGGGCGCCAAGCAGTTCGTGGTGCAGGATGCGTTGGAAATGATGTGGTGTTTGGCCGGGTCGTATTTTTCATGGTTGACGCCCATGACGATGGTAATATCCTCATTTTTCGCCGGTGCGGAGATAATAACCTTCTTGGCCCCGGCCTTAATGTGGGCGGCCGCTTTTTCGGCATCGGTAAACCGGCCGGTCGAC from Thermosinus carboxydivorans Nor1 includes:
- the eno gene encoding phosphopyruvate hydratase, whose amino-acid sequence is MSTTIITDVMAREILDSRGNPTVEVDVVLEDGTLGRAAVPSGASTGAYEAVELRDGEKDRYLGKGVRQAVANVNEVIGPEIVGMDACDQVAIDQALIALDGTLNKGKLGANAILGVSMAVAKAAAASLGLPLYQYLGGFNAKELPVPMMNILNGGKHADNNVDIQEFMIMPVGAVNFSYALRMCAEVYHNLKKVLQERGLSTAIGDEGGFAPNLASNEEALSVIMEAIKRAGYQPGTQIALALDVAATELYKDGKYHLAGEGVVRTAAEMVAYYEDLVAKYPIVSIEDGMAEDDWEGWRLLTERLGGKIQLVGDDVFVTNTERLRRGIGEKVANAILIKVNQIGTLTETFDAIEMAKRAGYTCIISHRSGETEDATIADIAVAVNAGQIKTGAPARTDRVAKYNQLLRIEEELGDVAQYKGGDVFYNIRK
- a CDS encoding zinc-binding alcohol dehydrogenase family protein gives rise to the protein MKVIEVLKPGQLTVGERPMPAAPVGGEVVVKIKAAGICGSDVHIFHGQNPFATYPRILGHEAVGEVYQAGAEVKDLKPGDRVAIDNVFSCGRCYACRSNRHNVCREVKVLGVHIDGVFQEYIKITADKLYKLPADLPWEMAATVEPYSIAAEAVDRAGVTKDDTVLVCGAGPIGLVILQASKRLGARVAVMDIVASRLERAKAMGADLTINTRETDLLEAVREFAGGEGVNIVMEATGNIGVLELAVAKLVSQAGKVIVLGFPVEPAKIVPADIMRRELDIKGSRLNNKKFPEVIRWLAGKEVDPTGLVTHVLPFTDAAKAMELFANNPEEVCKIILRFD
- a CDS encoding phosphoglycerate dehydrogenase, yielding MTKVLVTARSFAKSPEARAVLEQAGCEVIFNPYDRPLTEDELVELIKGMDALVAGMDAVTAKVIAAGLPTLKIIAKHGVGYNTIDVAAAAAYGIPVTITPGANNISVAELAIGLMLAVARHIPQMDGIVRRGGWSRMTGSELYGKVLGIIGMGSIGCEVAKRAHAFGMKIIAYDIRPRQDMIENYGVTYLPMADCLAQADFLSLHAPALPETIGMINKDTLKTMKRTAFLINTARGDLIVEEDLYDALKNGVIAGAGLDTFVHEPIRDARLFTLDNVVLTPHAGATTHEAVTRMGVMAAEEVVRVLSGQPPQNPVKI
- the tpiA gene encoding triose-phosphate isomerase; this translates as MRKPIIAGNWKMHKTVAEAQALVQDIVRLTADAGEVEVVVCPPFTALYSVRTVVGGTHVRLAAQNVHWEQQGAFTGEISPAMLRDVGCDYCIIGHSERRQYFAETNETVNKKVKAALAHDLIPIMCVGETLAEREAGATAAVVGEQVRGGLAGLTADQVAAMVIAYEPVWAIGTGRTASPRDANAVCAFIRAIVREMFGDAADRVRIQYGGSVKPENIAELMAQSDIDGALVGGASLDAVSFSGIVKFRT
- the gpmI gene encoding 2,3-bisphosphoglycerate-independent phosphoglycerate mutase, whose translation is MTKLQQPIALIILDGWGIGRAEDPFNAIAQAGTRHIALLAELYPSTTLISSGEAVGLPAGQMGNSEVGHLNIGAGRIVYQELTRISKDIREGGFFVNPVLVDVATRTKAGGGALHLMGLLSDGGVHSHIDHLYALLELAKRQGLERVYVHAFLDGRDVPPANALEYVDALETKMADLGIGRIATIAGRYWAMDRDKRWERTEKAYAALVYRDGLHAPSARAAVEAAYARGETDEFVMPTVVDGCGDCAVKAGDGVIFFNFRPDRARQLTRAFVDSQFSGFDRRYGYFPLHFATMTQYDETLAVPVAYAPQFLTNTLGEVISKAGLTQLRIAETEKYAHVTYFFNGGEERPFANEDRVLIPSPKVATYDLQPEMSAPAVTDRAVAEIRSGKYDFIVINYANGDMVGHSGKFEAAVQAVATVDECVGRVVATMRERGGIVCITADHGNAECMRDETGEPFTAHTTNEVPFILVADAYRGRRLRRGILADIAPTILELAGLAIPPEMTGRSLLEK